One Rhinolophus sinicus isolate RSC01 linkage group LG06, ASM3656204v1, whole genome shotgun sequence DNA window includes the following coding sequences:
- the FXYD6 gene encoding FXYD domain-containing ion transport regulator 6 isoform X2, with protein sequence MEVVLIFLCSLLAPAVLASAPEKEKEKDPFHYDYQTLRIGGLVFAVVLFSVGILLILSRRCKCSLNQKPRAPGDEEAQVENLITANATEPQKAEN encoded by the exons ATGGAGGTAGTGCTGATCTTTCTATGCAGCCTGTTGGCCCCTGCTGTCCTGGCCAGTG cacctgagaaggagaaagaaaaggatccTTTTCATTATG ACTACCAGACCCTGAGGATCGGGGGATTGGTGTTTGCTGTGGTCCTCTTCTCTGTCGGGATCCTCCTTATCCTGA gTCGCAGATGCAAGTGCAGTCTCAATCAGAAGCCCCG GGCTCCAGGGGACGAGGAAGCCCAGGTGGAGAACCTCATCACTGCCAATG caacagagccccagaaagcagagaACTGA